In Allomuricauda ruestringensis DSM 13258, the following proteins share a genomic window:
- a CDS encoding SDR family oxidoreductase, whose product MTKKIGIMGCGWLGLPLAKKLIEKGYTVHGTTTSSSKLKVLQDEGITPFTVRLSETGIDGDIEGFLSDIKTLIINVPPKLRGKQTESFVEKMKFLRAEIKKSEVSHILFVSSTAVYGDAEGEITEASPTQPATESGKQLLESENLLANEEGFNTTIIRFGGLIGPDRHPVTMLSGRENLTNGNHPINLIHLTDCIHLILTILEQEYWGEVFNGVYPHHPKKQVYYFEEAQKRGLPAPLYKTESIKKEGKIVLSKNFLDKGHLFTTSIIS is encoded by the coding sequence TTGACTAAAAAGATAGGAATAATGGGTTGTGGATGGCTTGGTTTGCCCTTGGCCAAAAAATTGATTGAAAAAGGGTACACCGTTCACGGAACCACTACATCTTCCAGTAAATTAAAAGTTTTACAAGATGAGGGAATAACTCCTTTTACAGTACGTTTATCCGAAACAGGTATCGATGGAGACATTGAAGGGTTTCTTTCCGACATCAAAACCTTGATCATCAATGTGCCACCCAAACTACGGGGCAAGCAAACCGAAAGTTTTGTGGAAAAGATGAAATTTTTGCGTGCAGAAATCAAAAAAAGTGAGGTTTCCCATATCCTATTTGTAAGCAGTACCGCTGTTTATGGGGATGCCGAAGGAGAGATTACCGAAGCATCCCCTACCCAACCTGCCACCGAATCTGGCAAACAACTTTTGGAAAGCGAAAATCTATTAGCAAATGAAGAGGGGTTCAACACGACCATCATAAGGTTTGGAGGTTTGATTGGCCCCGACCGACACCCTGTGACAATGCTTTCGGGCAGAGAAAATCTTACCAATGGCAATCATCCCATCAACCTAATTCATCTAACCGATTGTATCCACTTGATTCTCACCATTTTGGAACAAGAGTATTGGGGCGAAGTATTCAACGGCGTATATCCACATCATCCCAAAAAACAAGTGTATTATTTCGAAGAAGCTCAGAAAAGAGGCTTGCCCGCACCGTTGTACAAAACAGAATCGATCAAAAAAGAAGGCAAAATAGTTTTGAGCAAGAATTTTTTGGATAAGGGCCACCTTTTTACCACCTCCATCATTTCCTAA
- a CDS encoding NAD-dependent epimerase/dehydratase family protein: protein MHKPILIIGACGQIGTELTFELRNKYGAENVIASDIREGSNALMQSGPFELLDATNYAAIEDVVMHYEIDEVYLMAAMLSATAEKFPMRAWNLNMNSLFNVLNLAKEKKISKVFWPSSIAVFGPNTPKKDTPQNTIMEPSTVYGISKQSGERWCEYYHKKYGVDVRSVRYPGLISWKTMPGGGTTDYAVEIYHEALNKGTYECFLNGDTELPMMYMDDAIRATIRLMDSPSEKIKVRSSYNLGGMSFTPKDMAKSIEKHIPGFKVSYAPDFRQEIADSWPSSIDDSAAREQWGWEPRFDLDQTTEEMLKNLKE from the coding sequence ATGCACAAACCCATTTTAATAATCGGCGCATGTGGCCAAATAGGAACTGAACTGACCTTTGAACTCCGAAACAAATACGGAGCTGAAAATGTGATTGCCAGCGATATTAGGGAAGGCAGCAACGCATTGATGCAGTCCGGCCCTTTTGAGCTTTTGGATGCTACCAACTATGCTGCAATTGAGGATGTGGTGATGCATTATGAAATTGACGAGGTTTATTTAATGGCGGCCATGCTGAGCGCTACCGCGGAGAAATTTCCGATGCGTGCGTGGAACCTTAACATGAACTCGCTCTTTAATGTGCTCAACTTGGCCAAGGAAAAGAAAATATCCAAGGTGTTCTGGCCTTCGAGCATAGCAGTATTTGGCCCCAATACACCCAAAAAAGATACACCACAAAACACCATAATGGAGCCTAGCACGGTTTACGGCATAAGCAAGCAGTCCGGTGAGAGGTGGTGCGAGTACTACCACAAAAAATATGGGGTCGATGTTAGAAGTGTTCGTTATCCTGGTTTGATAAGCTGGAAAACCATGCCTGGTGGCGGTACAACGGACTATGCTGTGGAAATTTACCATGAAGCCCTTAATAAAGGAACGTACGAGTGTTTTTTGAACGGAGATACCGAACTTCCGATGATGTACATGGACGATGCCATAAGGGCTACCATAAGATTAATGGACAGTCCTTCGGAAAAAATTAAGGTGCGATCATCCTATAATTTGGGAGGAATGAGTTTTACGCCGAAGGATATGGCAAAAAGTATTGAAAAGCATATCCCTGGTTTTAAAGTAAGTTATGCTCCCGATTTTAGGCAAGAAATTGCCGATTCTTGGCCAAGCAGCATTGATGATTCTGCCGCAAGAGAGCAATGGGGTTGGGAACCTAGATTTGATTTGGACCAAACTACCGAGGAAATGCTTAAAAATCTAAAGGAATAA
- a CDS encoding DUF4249 domain-containing protein has translation MPTGNRFIFLLVTGVLLAISACTEPFEVETTDFEDILIINASITTETKRHEIFITRSYEEGDDEVQVSGAMVEVLVNNASSIQFEEASPGVYRSTVGFAAETGIDYQLRVTDEKGETFASPQVQLTAPTTIDEITAKRVLNEDGEDGVEIYVDGTSTGDNEGYFRYEYEETYRWESFYKPLQGFRIVSESPPLLEIVYKEKEERVCYVTETSNRILIAETNNLAEDEVVDFPVRFIERRDRRIAHRYSILVKQYAQTSVSHEFYQTLKSFSSSDNLFSQPQPGLIVGNVRHMNDDSVKVVGLFEVVSFTTNRFFFSFQEIFGNDIPFLDDCEFDRYSSLSDPELFQRVQSGQYKYIGEDPPLVYQVAPARCVDCTLFGSNEVPDFWEEQ, from the coding sequence ATGCCAACAGGAAATCGTTTTATCTTTTTGTTAGTCACAGGAGTTTTACTGGCCATTAGCGCCTGTACTGAGCCTTTTGAAGTAGAGACAACGGACTTTGAAGATATCCTGATAATCAATGCCAGTATTACCACAGAGACCAAACGCCACGAAATTTTTATTACCAGAAGCTACGAAGAAGGTGATGACGAAGTACAGGTTTCCGGAGCAATGGTGGAGGTTCTGGTAAATAATGCCAGTTCAATTCAATTTGAGGAAGCATCGCCCGGGGTTTACCGATCTACTGTTGGGTTCGCGGCAGAGACGGGGATAGATTATCAATTAAGGGTTACGGATGAAAAGGGTGAAACGTTTGCTTCGCCCCAAGTACAATTAACGGCCCCAACAACAATAGATGAGATAACGGCCAAGAGGGTTTTGAACGAGGATGGAGAAGATGGGGTCGAAATTTATGTGGATGGAACATCCACGGGCGATAATGAAGGATATTTTAGATATGAGTACGAGGAAACCTATAGATGGGAATCTTTTTATAAGCCATTGCAGGGCTTTAGGATTGTTTCCGAGTCACCGCCGCTTCTCGAAATCGTTTACAAGGAAAAGGAGGAAAGGGTGTGTTATGTTACCGAAACATCCAATAGAATCCTGATTGCTGAAACCAATAACTTGGCTGAAGACGAGGTCGTGGATTTCCCCGTTCGTTTTATAGAACGAAGGGATAGAAGAATAGCACATAGATATAGTATTTTAGTAAAGCAATACGCCCAAACCAGTGTATCTCATGAGTTTTATCAAACCTTGAAGAGCTTTTCCAGTAGTGATAATCTGTTTTCTCAGCCCCAACCCGGTCTTATAGTTGGGAACGTTAGGCATATGAACGATGATAGTGTTAAGGTAGTAGGTCTTTTTGAGGTGGTCTCCTTTACCACAAATCGGTTCTTTTTCAGTTTCCAAGAAATTTTTGGGAACGATATCCCATTTTTGGATGATTGTGAGTTCGACCGTTATAGTTCACTTTCCGACCCTGAACTTTTTCAACGGGTTCAGAGTGGTCAATACAAATATATTGGGGAAGACCCGCCCCTCGTCTATCAAGTTGCTCCTGCTAGATGTGTGGATTGCACCTTATTTGGTTCCAACGAAGTACCGGATTTTTGGGAAGAACAATAA
- a CDS encoding nuclear transport factor 2 family protein — MKHKILVTGLLLVSMTILAQHTEKKKVNEVLDSWHLAAANADFDAYFGKMTKDGVFLGTDAMENWQNEAFRKFSKPYFDQGKAWSFTAVQRNIYLNESGTFAWFDELLDTQMKICRGSGVLKKVNGQWKIAHYVLSIAVPNENVDELIQIKEKRDNELLQELKKKQ; from the coding sequence ATGAAGCATAAAATTTTAGTAACGGGATTGTTGCTGGTTTCCATGACCATTCTTGCCCAGCATACGGAAAAGAAAAAGGTCAACGAGGTATTGGACAGCTGGCACTTGGCCGCTGCCAACGCAGATTTTGATGCCTATTTTGGCAAAATGACCAAAGACGGTGTTTTTTTGGGAACCGATGCCATGGAAAATTGGCAGAACGAAGCATTTAGAAAATTCTCTAAACCTTATTTTGATCAAGGGAAAGCATGGAGTTTTACCGCGGTGCAGCGCAACATTTATTTAAATGAATCGGGGACCTTTGCTTGGTTCGATGAACTGTTGGATACCCAAATGAAGATATGTCGCGGTTCCGGAGTGCTGAAAAAAGTAAATGGGCAATGGAAAATTGCCCATTATGTATTGTCGATTGCAGTGCCCAACGAAAATGTGGACGAACTCATTCAAATCAAAGAAAAAAGGGACAACGAACTGCTTCAAGAACTAAAAAAGAAGCAATAG